The Candidatus Flexicrinis affinis genome has a segment encoding these proteins:
- a CDS encoding YIP1 family protein encodes MSENERSSNNKARQPLNARTRQRGLYGQITTVLLRPALFFRTLLPAGETRQWLWAALIVLAAIGIATVRYAALAGDASGDSGIVAPMPIDPGFGGDGGIPPSGPDFGGIPPGGIPDPGAQPTGAETTVTEDLTTALLAASSIMLGWLILTLMLIVVPMLRGRAPRLGMNLQIAVWSSLPLAVMAVIQLIYYAAGGNPGAPGIEGVVTGLPEFATWEPTVQALAISLASRFTIFWLWSLLLVYFGIRFSLNGWRIVAFVIVLLWAVIQVGAPVLTGAIAAPEPEMIDAPIDMPGGEMMPGDMEPGMPGDLGMPSDMGDGPVDAPAGDGASDMPTEGTPADVPPAGDEAAAEATPQP; translated from the coding sequence ATGAGCGAAAACGAACGCAGCAGCAACAACAAAGCGCGTCAGCCGTTGAACGCGCGCACTCGCCAGCGCGGCCTGTATGGACAGATTACCACTGTCCTGCTGCGCCCCGCCCTGTTCTTCCGCACACTGCTCCCGGCCGGCGAAACGCGCCAGTGGCTGTGGGCAGCGCTGATCGTGTTGGCCGCGATCGGCATAGCCACCGTGCGCTATGCCGCACTTGCCGGTGACGCATCCGGCGACAGCGGCATCGTCGCACCGATGCCGATTGACCCCGGTTTCGGCGGGGACGGTGGAATCCCGCCCTCCGGCCCGGACTTTGGCGGCATCCCCCCGGGCGGCATTCCCGATCCCGGGGCGCAGCCAACCGGCGCAGAGACCACGGTCACTGAGGACCTCACGACCGCCCTGCTCGCAGCCAGCAGCATCATGCTGGGCTGGCTCATCCTGACGCTCATGCTGATCGTCGTGCCGATGCTGCGCGGACGAGCGCCGCGCCTCGGCATGAATCTGCAGATCGCCGTGTGGTCGAGCCTGCCCCTGGCCGTAATGGCGGTGATCCAGTTGATCTACTACGCAGCAGGCGGCAACCCCGGCGCCCCCGGAATCGAAGGCGTCGTTACAGGTCTGCCGGAATTCGCCACGTGGGAACCGACTGTGCAGGCGCTGGCGATCTCGCTGGCCTCACGCTTCACGATCTTCTGGCTGTGGAGCCTGCTGCTGGTCTACTTCGGCATTCGCTTCAGCCTGAACGGCTGGCGGATTGTCGCATTCGTCATCGTTCTGCTCTGGGCGGTGATTCAGGTCGGCGCACCGGTGCTTACCGGCGCCATCGCAGCGCCTGAGCCTGAGATGATCGATGCACCGATCGACATGCCCGGCGGCGAAATGATGCCGGGGGACATGGAGCCGGGAATGCCCGGAGACCTCGGCATGCCATCGGACATGGGCGACGGACCGGTTGATGCCCCAGCGGGTGACGGCGCTTCAGATATGCCAACCGAGGGCACACCGGCAGATGTGCCGCCGGCGGGTGACGAGGCCGCGGCCGAGGCGACGCCTCAGCCATGA
- a CDS encoding ABC transporter ATP-binding protein → MIEHDAHPLVIAENLHKQFTIGEQVVQALDGVSLEVPEGQFIAIMGPSGSGKSTLLYALGGLDRPTSGAIEIAGHRLDSMSSEELAHFRRDTCGFVFQAFHLVPTLTALQNAALPGVFSRIPTEEREDRAARLLDALGMGDRLDHRPNQLSGGQQQRVAIARALFNDPPLIMADEPTGALDSKMGRTVMTMLRRLCDRFNKTLLIVTHDPSVAAYADRIVMLHDGKIVEDRLQAPEERYINA, encoded by the coding sequence ATGATCGAGCATGACGCACACCCGCTCGTGATTGCCGAGAACCTGCACAAGCAGTTCACCATCGGCGAGCAGGTCGTGCAGGCGCTGGACGGCGTAAGCCTCGAAGTCCCGGAAGGGCAGTTCATCGCCATCATGGGGCCGAGCGGCTCGGGAAAATCCACGCTGCTCTATGCGCTCGGCGGCCTGGACCGGCCAACGTCCGGCGCAATCGAGATCGCCGGCCACCGGCTCGACAGCATGAGCAGCGAGGAACTGGCACACTTCCGGCGCGACACGTGCGGGTTCGTCTTTCAGGCGTTCCATCTCGTGCCGACGCTCACGGCGCTGCAAAACGCGGCGCTGCCCGGGGTGTTTAGCCGAATCCCGACCGAGGAGCGTGAGGACCGCGCCGCCCGCCTGCTGGACGCGCTGGGCATGGGCGACCGGCTTGATCACCGGCCCAACCAGCTCTCCGGCGGGCAGCAGCAGCGGGTGGCGATTGCCCGTGCGCTGTTCAACGATCCGCCGCTGATTATGGCTGACGAGCCGACCGGCGCGCTGGACAGCAAGATGGGGCGCACGGTGATGACTATGCTGCGAAGGCTGTGCGACCGGTTTAACAAGACCCTACTGATCGTCACCCATGACCCTTCGGTGGCCGCGTATGCCGACCGGATCGTCATGCTCCACGATGGCAAAATCGTTGAAGACCGGCTGCAAGCGCCGGAGGAGCGGTACATCAATGCGTAA
- a CDS encoding IPT/TIG domain-containing protein, with amino-acid sequence MRKYTRLLALAAIVTLIIAVWPAVQAQDSEQQPRTTSVQRVEPRSLQTGVGGNISVYGSGFTEDSVVRLKGVGLLSTTFVNAQALMAVVPGSVPPGEYTVEVRDPVSGDSAWDRTLTITAGPQPTPEPLPTNAPIPTQEPAPLPTPQPGEPRLTARSYNVTPGVIRPGDGLAVTFELFNQGNRTAQSVVARLDPAGKFLPSGGLAALTLPDIQPGGTFLVTLTAIAALDLTGGPNVVSISLTYRDFGGNNYESTATFSVTVEALTQATQLVASGTSTTPNPARPGESVSVELTITNSGTGIARQTLLRLTGTDGVLLAGAEGDSFPIGDLLPGESTTVTAEMIVRTDAKAGPQPQPYTITYLQAAEAKESTGTLTLNIAQVEARSPLLLLDSYEIDADQLAPGDRFTLTATVKNVGNGAADNVLVTFGNVTEEPSSGSGSGGSTTTSSSTFAPLDTGGSFFVGTLDAGTGQATLIQPFIVSGSAKSGIYSLPITLTYPGTDGDPVRTSLSASLIVVVPPALQFNDAPLPPEWNIGEPLSIGVSFTNIGSSDVNFRTVEFTAENADVMDPPSMFLGKIAAGDEGSAFGTVMPTAPGPVTITVTMNYIDEINQPNAIVKTYTTTAVEAPPMPPIDPGFPPIEEPTPEPEPEPTFADMLGRFLLGILGLGS; translated from the coding sequence ATGCGTAAATACACTCGTCTGCTGGCACTTGCCGCGATCGTGACCCTCATCATCGCGGTGTGGCCAGCGGTACAAGCACAGGACTCCGAGCAACAGCCCCGCACGACATCGGTGCAGCGCGTCGAGCCGCGCTCGCTGCAGACCGGCGTCGGCGGCAACATCTCCGTTTACGGGTCTGGCTTCACCGAGGACTCGGTCGTGCGGCTCAAGGGTGTCGGTCTGCTGAGCACGACGTTCGTCAACGCGCAGGCACTGATGGCAGTCGTGCCCGGTTCGGTGCCGCCCGGCGAGTACACCGTCGAGGTGCGCGACCCGGTCAGCGGCGACAGCGCATGGGATCGCACGCTGACGATCACGGCCGGGCCGCAGCCCACACCGGAACCCTTGCCGACCAACGCGCCGATTCCGACCCAGGAACCGGCCCCGCTGCCGACCCCGCAGCCCGGTGAACCGCGCCTGACCGCGCGCAGCTACAATGTCACGCCCGGCGTGATCAGGCCCGGCGATGGGCTGGCCGTGACGTTCGAGCTGTTCAATCAAGGCAATCGAACGGCACAGAGCGTCGTCGCGCGGCTTGACCCCGCCGGCAAGTTCCTGCCCAGCGGCGGCTTGGCGGCGCTCACGCTGCCGGACATTCAGCCCGGCGGCACGTTCCTCGTAACTCTCACGGCGATTGCTGCGCTGGACCTGACAGGCGGGCCCAACGTGGTCTCGATTTCGCTGACGTACCGCGACTTCGGCGGCAACAACTACGAAAGCACAGCAACGTTCAGTGTGACGGTCGAGGCGCTGACTCAGGCGACGCAGCTTGTCGCCAGCGGGACGTCGACGACTCCGAACCCGGCCCGGCCCGGCGAATCCGTGTCGGTCGAGCTGACGATCACCAACAGCGGAACGGGTATCGCGCGTCAGACGCTGCTGCGGCTGACCGGTACCGACGGCGTGCTGCTGGCTGGTGCGGAAGGCGACAGCTTCCCCATCGGCGACCTGCTGCCCGGCGAGTCGACGACCGTCACCGCCGAAATGATCGTTCGCACCGACGCCAAAGCCGGTCCTCAGCCGCAGCCTTATACCATCACGTACTTGCAGGCGGCGGAAGCCAAGGAGTCGACCGGTACGCTGACTCTGAATATCGCACAGGTCGAAGCGCGCTCGCCGCTCCTCCTGCTCGATTCGTACGAGATCGACGCCGACCAGCTTGCCCCCGGCGACCGCTTCACGCTCACCGCCACGGTCAAGAACGTCGGCAACGGCGCGGCCGATAACGTGCTGGTCACGTTCGGCAACGTGACGGAAGAGCCGTCAAGCGGCTCTGGCAGTGGCGGATCGACCACGACCAGCAGCAGCACCTTTGCGCCGCTGGACACCGGTGGTTCGTTCTTCGTCGGCACGCTGGACGCCGGCACCGGCCAAGCCACCCTGATCCAACCGTTTATCGTCAGCGGCAGCGCCAAAAGCGGCATCTACAGCCTGCCGATCACGCTGACGTACCCCGGCACCGATGGCGACCCGGTACGCACCAGCTTGAGCGCCAGCCTGATCGTCGTCGTGCCGCCTGCGCTGCAGTTCAACGACGCGCCGCTGCCGCCGGAATGGAACATCGGCGAACCGCTGTCGATCGGCGTCAGCTTCACCAACATCGGCAGTTCGGACGTCAATTTCCGCACGGTCGAGTTCACGGCAGAGAATGCCGATGTCATGGACCCGCCGTCGATGTTCCTCGGCAAGATCGCGGCAGGCGATGAAGGGTCGGCATTCGGTACGGTCATGCCAACCGCGCCGGGGCCGGTCACGATCACCGTGACGATGAACTACATCGACGAGATCAATCAGCCGAACGCGATCGTCAAGACGTACACGACGACCGCCGTCGAAGCACCGCCGATGCCGCCCATCGACCCGGGCTTCCCGCCGATCGAGGAACCGACGCCAGAACCGGAGCCCGAGCCGACGTTCGCCGACATGCTCGGCCGGTTCCTGCTCGGTATCCTCGGTCTGGGGAGTTAG
- a CDS encoding ABC transporter permease: MELLQLAFGNLLRARARFAMTAGGVLVGTTAVILLIALTIGLQNAAEAGIGSSTTLTDLDVWPAWNPNIPFDQVPQLTIETVRSLWEVPNVVLVIPSANLEGGGEMIAGDYTGYSSGVGLDPRLLPYLGLTVAQGELSLQPGEAIVGSEVGRNFFDPQAEEWSPVEIDMYNTPVKMKIYQWSGEAPADRTFNLNVVAVLAPGSAYDYSIIMPIEDVIEFNEWTNNSEFDPETFIFGRVTVRARDRDTTNGVAEAIRAMGFEVGGMSDFINQLNQFFGTMRLMLGGIGGVALLVAAFGVANTMTMAILERTKEIGLMKAIGATDRDVMTIFLTEAALVGLTGGLAGVGLSLFVQNIVNTALANAPQGQGGINFLPIDPSQLQGNLFVIPSELIVFAVTLATLVGVGAGLFPALRAARLLPVLALKSE; encoded by the coding sequence ATGGAACTGCTGCAGCTCGCGTTTGGCAATCTACTTCGCGCTCGCGCTCGCTTCGCAATGACGGCCGGTGGTGTGCTTGTCGGCACCACCGCAGTCATCCTGCTGATTGCGCTCACCATCGGCCTGCAGAACGCGGCCGAGGCGGGCATCGGCAGCAGCACGACGCTGACCGACCTCGACGTGTGGCCGGCGTGGAACCCGAACATCCCGTTCGATCAGGTGCCACAGCTCACGATCGAGACCGTGCGCTCGCTTTGGGAGGTGCCGAACGTGGTGCTGGTCATCCCGTCGGCCAACCTTGAAGGCGGCGGCGAGATGATCGCGGGGGACTACACCGGCTACTCGAGCGGCGTCGGCCTCGATCCGCGCCTGCTGCCCTACCTCGGCCTCACCGTGGCGCAGGGTGAACTCAGCCTGCAACCGGGCGAGGCGATCGTCGGTTCGGAGGTCGGGCGTAACTTCTTCGACCCTCAGGCAGAGGAGTGGTCGCCGGTCGAGATCGATATGTACAACACGCCGGTCAAGATGAAGATCTATCAGTGGTCTGGCGAAGCGCCGGCAGATCGGACTTTCAACCTGAACGTCGTGGCAGTGCTCGCGCCGGGCAGCGCCTACGACTACTCGATCATCATGCCGATCGAAGACGTGATTGAGTTCAACGAATGGACCAATAACAGTGAGTTCGATCCGGAGACATTCATCTTTGGCCGGGTGACGGTCCGCGCGCGCGACCGCGACACGACCAACGGGGTTGCCGAGGCGATCCGCGCAATGGGTTTCGAGGTCGGCGGCATGTCCGACTTCATCAATCAGCTAAACCAGTTCTTCGGGACGATGCGGCTGATGTTGGGCGGAATCGGCGGCGTGGCGCTGCTGGTCGCGGCCTTCGGGGTTGCCAATACGATGACAATGGCGATCCTCGAACGGACCAAAGAGATCGGGCTGATGAAGGCGATCGGCGCGACCGACCGCGACGTGATGACGATCTTCCTGACCGAGGCGGCGTTGGTGGGCCTAACCGGCGGATTAGCGGGCGTGGGGTTGTCGTTGTTCGTGCAGAACATCGTAAATACCGCGCTGGCGAACGCCCCGCAGGGACAGGGCGGCATCAACTTCCTGCCCATCGACCCGAGCCAGCTTCAGGGGAACCTGTTCGTGATCCCGAGCGAGTTGATCGTGTTTGCGGTCACGCTGGCGACGCTGGTCGGCGTGGGCGCAGGGCTGTTCCCGGCCCTACGCGCGGCACGGCTGCTGCCGGTGCTGGCGCTCAAATCGGAATAA
- a CDS encoding NAD-dependent epimerase/dehydratase family protein: MRVMILGGDGYLGWPQAIYLSQRGYDVAVFDNQARRHFDLKHSIDSLLPIRHMHQRVERWQQLTGKSIAVYHGDITNYDALAKAIEGFAPEALVHFAEQRSAPFSMIDREHAFYTQYNNVLGTLNVMYAIKDIVPNCHLVKLGTMGEYGTPNIDIEEGFIEITHKGRKDTLPFPKQPGSFYHLTKVHDSHNIQFGCRIWGMRATDLNQGIVYGSGTYETALDVDLATRFDYDQVYGTALNRFCIQAAIGYPLTVYGSGGQTRGYINIKDTVRCIELAIESVPAVGEYRVFNQITEWYSINEIADKVQRVGDRMGLNVQVHQLPNPRVESENHYYNVVHTKLLDLGLEPHLLNDDEIEGMIRLALQHRDRIDERLIKPTVDWRRTVNQVDQIGAEQTQPV; the protein is encoded by the coding sequence ATGCGCGTAATGATTCTCGGCGGAGACGGCTATCTGGGTTGGCCGCAGGCCATCTACTTGTCTCAGCGGGGCTATGACGTCGCGGTATTCGACAATCAAGCACGGCGTCACTTCGATCTCAAGCACAGCATCGACAGCCTGCTGCCGATCCGGCACATGCATCAGCGGGTCGAGCGGTGGCAGCAGCTTACCGGCAAGTCCATCGCGGTCTATCACGGCGACATCACCAACTACGACGCGCTGGCCAAGGCGATCGAAGGCTTCGCGCCCGAGGCGCTGGTGCACTTTGCCGAGCAGCGCTCGGCGCCGTTCTCGATGATCGACCGCGAACACGCCTTCTACACGCAGTACAACAACGTGCTTGGCACGCTCAACGTAATGTACGCCATCAAGGACATTGTGCCGAACTGCCACCTCGTCAAGCTCGGCACGATGGGCGAGTACGGCACGCCCAACATCGACATCGAAGAAGGCTTCATCGAAATCACCCACAAGGGCCGTAAGGACACGCTGCCCTTCCCCAAACAGCCCGGCTCGTTCTATCACCTGACCAAGGTGCATGACTCGCACAACATCCAGTTTGGCTGCCGCATCTGGGGGATGCGCGCGACCGATCTGAATCAGGGCATCGTGTACGGCTCCGGCACGTACGAGACCGCGCTGGACGTCGATCTGGCAACGCGGTTCGACTACGATCAAGTCTACGGCACGGCGCTCAACCGCTTCTGCATTCAGGCAGCAATCGGCTATCCGCTCACCGTGTACGGCAGCGGCGGGCAGACCCGCGGATACATCAACATCAAGGACACCGTGCGCTGCATCGAACTCGCCATCGAGTCGGTGCCGGCGGTCGGCGAGTATCGCGTGTTCAATCAGATCACCGAGTGGTACTCGATCAACGAGATCGCCGACAAAGTCCAGCGCGTCGGTGACCGTATGGGGCTGAACGTGCAAGTGCACCAGCTTCCCAACCCGCGCGTCGAGTCGGAAAACCATTACTACAACGTCGTGCATACCAAGCTGCTCGATCTCGGGCTGGAACCGCACCTGCTGAACGACGATGAGATCGAAGGCATGATTCGCCTCGCGCTGCAGCACCGCGACCGGATCGACGAACGGTTGATCAAGCCGACCGTCGACTGGCGCCGCACGGTCAATCAGGTCGATCAAATCGGCGCAGAACAGACCCAGCCTGTCTAG
- a CDS encoding glycosyltransferase family 8 protein — MYSYVTLVANAEYVIGAVALARSLKMVGAQAPLTVMTTGDFEGLETLAALGCTLLPVEPLPLSEAFRSRHARESIHTQSPYLKGNKPAFHDPLLNFAKLRLWELDRFERVVFIDADALVVRNVDRLFGYPQFSAAPNVYESLADFHRLNSGVFVAKPDMRTFESMLEALDVPDAYWRRTDQTFLESYFPDWHGLPYTDNTLQYVWFNLPQLWHWSSIRLIHYQYEKPWEPNHPKRDALGPLVDLWWSVYETGRLPEHLPEPPGSAA, encoded by the coding sequence ATGTACAGCTACGTCACGCTCGTCGCCAACGCCGAGTACGTCATCGGCGCGGTCGCCCTCGCGCGATCGCTGAAGATGGTTGGCGCGCAGGCCCCGCTCACCGTGATGACGACCGGCGACTTCGAGGGGCTGGAGACGCTCGCCGCGCTGGGCTGCACGCTGCTGCCGGTCGAGCCGCTCCCACTTTCCGAAGCGTTCCGTTCGCGCCACGCCCGCGAGTCGATCCATACTCAATCGCCGTATCTCAAAGGCAACAAACCCGCGTTCCACGACCCGCTGCTGAACTTCGCCAAGCTGCGCCTGTGGGAACTTGATCGCTTCGAACGGGTTGTGTTCATCGACGCGGATGCCCTCGTTGTCCGAAATGTCGACCGGCTTTTCGGTTATCCGCAGTTCTCCGCCGCGCCGAACGTGTACGAATCGCTGGCAGATTTCCACCGCCTGAACAGCGGCGTGTTCGTCGCGAAGCCCGACATGCGGACGTTCGAGTCGATGCTCGAGGCGCTGGATGTGCCGGACGCTTATTGGCGGCGTACCGATCAGACCTTCCTCGAGTCGTACTTCCCCGATTGGCACGGCCTGCCCTACACCGACAACACCCTTCAGTACGTGTGGTTCAACTTGCCGCAGTTGTGGCACTGGAGCAGCATCCGGCTCATCCACTATCAGTATGAGAAGCCGTGGGAGCCGAATCACCCGAAGCGCGATGCACTGGGGCCGCTGGTTGACCTGTGGTGGAGCGTGTACGAGACCGGCCGACTGCCGGAACACCTTCCCGAGCCGCCCGGGTCTGCTGCCTAA
- a CDS encoding GAF domain-containing sensor histidine kinase encodes MVSGPFAPRSQLDALNDAVHALTTEISIERVLRRLAEIAAHLVNARYAALGVPSEAGGLAQFFTYGMTERQVARMDHLPVGHGLLRELLRVTNPIRLEDLHQDPRSAGFCAGHPAMTSFLGVPIISKGVHLGSLYLCDRLNNQPFNEEDERLVTMLAGHAAVAIENARLNEQLRKLAIIEERDRIAMELHDGIIQQIFSVGIRLDIARRTQNPPDEVAEQLQSATNELNRVIEDLRMYIRDLNRGVDYAVTLGDQFKEVFDGFRSVSTARLVSDIQPGLTHLTEDKVHVLVQLTREMLSNIARHARASEVYIELVDSGQSSELTISDNGIGFDPATVKRGRGLDNMTSRVERLGGTLTIDSSPGHGSTLRADLPHAAPPPSTHTPPAEIEGDGSP; translated from the coding sequence ATGGTTAGTGGACCCTTTGCGCCACGAAGTCAGTTGGATGCACTTAACGACGCGGTGCATGCATTGACGACGGAGATCAGCATCGAACGTGTGCTGCGCCGTTTGGCGGAGATCGCAGCCCACCTCGTCAACGCGCGTTATGCCGCGCTTGGCGTGCCGAGCGAGGCTGGCGGGCTCGCCCAGTTCTTCACCTACGGCATGACCGAGCGGCAGGTCGCACGCATGGATCATTTGCCGGTCGGCCACGGCTTGCTGCGCGAGCTGCTGCGTGTGACGAACCCGATTCGCCTGGAAGACCTGCACCAGGACCCCCGATCGGCCGGGTTCTGTGCCGGGCATCCGGCGATGACCAGCTTCCTCGGCGTGCCGATCATCTCGAAAGGCGTACATCTCGGCAGCCTGTACCTGTGCGACCGGCTGAACAATCAGCCGTTCAACGAGGAGGACGAGCGCCTTGTGACGATGCTGGCAGGGCATGCTGCCGTCGCCATCGAGAACGCGCGCCTCAACGAACAGCTTCGCAAGCTGGCGATCATCGAGGAACGCGACCGCATCGCGATGGAACTGCACGACGGCATCATCCAGCAGATCTTCTCGGTCGGCATTCGCCTCGACATCGCCCGACGGACGCAGAACCCGCCCGACGAGGTCGCCGAGCAGCTGCAAAGTGCGACCAACGAGCTCAACCGCGTGATCGAAGACCTCCGCATGTACATCCGCGATCTCAACCGTGGTGTAGATTATGCCGTGACGTTGGGCGATCAGTTCAAAGAAGTGTTCGACGGATTCCGCAGTGTTTCGACGGCGCGTTTGGTCAGCGACATCCAACCCGGCTTGACGCATTTGACCGAGGACAAGGTGCATGTTCTGGTGCAGCTCACGCGCGAGATGCTCTCCAACATCGCGCGCCACGCCCGCGCCAGCGAAGTGTACATCGAACTGGTGGACAGCGGTCAGAGCAGCGAATTGACCATCTCCGACAACGGTATCGGGTTCGATCCGGCGACCGTAAAGCGCGGGCGCGGTCTCGACAACATGACGAGCCGCGTCGAACGCCTCGGCGGCACCTTGACGATCGACTCGTCCCCGGGCCACGGCTCGACCCTGCGCGCCGACCTGCCGCATGCTGCGCCGCCGCCCTCGACCCATACGCCGCCGGCGGAGATCGAAGGGGATGGATCGCCTTAG
- a CDS encoding response regulator transcription factor: protein MSQIRIVVADDHEVVRMGIKAMIQQNPSMVVVAEADNGEDAVKQALKHRPDVVVMDVRMPSMGGIDACKQITERAPEVRVVMLTTFAEDDLLFAAIRAGAAGYVLKRIGNDDLVRTIEQVARGESAIDPAMVSSVFREVALAEKQKEASVFSDLSPQELRVLAAIADGMTNREIAGKLFLGEGTVRNYVSSILGKLSLSNRAEAAAFAVQHHVKDIIGSE, encoded by the coding sequence ATGTCCCAAATTCGAATCGTGGTGGCGGACGACCACGAAGTGGTGCGCATGGGCATCAAGGCGATGATCCAGCAGAATCCAAGCATGGTCGTCGTCGCAGAGGCGGACAACGGCGAGGATGCCGTGAAACAAGCGCTGAAGCACCGGCCCGATGTCGTCGTCATGGATGTCCGGATGCCGTCGATGGGTGGCATCGACGCCTGCAAGCAGATTACCGAGCGCGCGCCGGAAGTGCGTGTGGTGATGCTGACGACGTTTGCCGAAGACGATCTTCTGTTCGCCGCGATTCGCGCCGGTGCGGCGGGCTACGTGCTCAAGCGCATCGGCAATGACGACCTCGTACGGACGATTGAACAGGTCGCGCGCGGGGAATCGGCGATTGACCCAGCGATGGTGTCTTCGGTCTTTCGTGAGGTCGCGCTGGCCGAGAAGCAAAAGGAAGCGTCGGTGTTTTCCGACCTGTCCCCGCAGGAGCTGCGTGTTCTAGCGGCCATCGCCGACGGCATGACGAACCGCGAAATCGCGGGTAAGCTGTTCCTCGGTGAAGGCACCGTGCGCAACTACGTCAGCAGCATTCTGGGCAAGCTGAGCCTGTCGAACCGGGCGGAGGCAGCCGCATTCGCCGTACAGCACCACGTCAAGGACATCATCGGCTCGGAGTAG